The following proteins are encoded in a genomic region of Syngnathus scovelli strain Florida unplaced genomic scaffold, RoL_Ssco_1.2 HiC_scaffold_28, whole genome shotgun sequence:
- the LOC125993342 gene encoding janus kinase and microtubule-interacting protein 3-like translates to MHASAFQEREWRSPVLKFLQVRFPYGLSPLQIYCEADGVSDIVISDLMKKLDILGDNANLTNEEQVVVIHARTLPTLAEKVTRTLSHSAYVTAAFPQWLEYIKVTKSALQQKMLDIESEKVDRHATSAKGKQQGYLDEELDFRKCSMDQAHKVSRPQISRRTTDGRGLRPRGSWSWRPCCTRRYRSGTAPPRTAKKPATLA, encoded by the exons atgcatgcctctgcctttcaggagagggagtggcgctcccccgtcttgaagtttctgcaagtccgtttcccatacggcctcagccctttgcagatctactgcgaggccgacggcgtgagc gacatcgtcatcagtgatctgatgaagaagctggacatcctgggcgataacgcc aatctcaccaacgaggagcaggtggtcgtgattcacgccaggacccttcccaccctagccgagaaggtaacgcgcacgctctcgcattctgcttatgtgacagcagcctttcctcagtggttagaatacatcaaagtgaccaagtcagcacttcaacagaagatgttggacattgaaagtgagaaggtagacagacacgcgacatcagccaaggggaagcagcagggctacctggatgaagagttggacttcaggaagtgttccatggaccaggctcataaggtaagccgccctcaaatctcccgccggaccactgatggacgaggattgcggcccagaggatcctggagctggaggccatgttgtacgaggcgctaccgcagcgggactgccccgccacggacggcgaaaaagccagccacgctggcgtga